The following proteins come from a genomic window of Acinetobacter sp. SAAs474:
- a CDS encoding styrene monooxygenase/indole monooxygenase family protein codes for MKKIAIIGGGQAGLLLAFSLLEHKYDVTVYIDRPADELLHGRMVSTTMFFANTLEVERKLGLNFWEGKAYHGEAIHVDFRAPDGTIVLPLTGFLHENKGIAMDQRTKYHRWLEEYPRRGGKLVIQNVSPEDLEVISSENDLTILAAGKGNITSLFKRNEARSVHQAPPRKLAAALVVGDDLCGPDSWQGQPSQTLHFNFIAGAGEYFSMPFYSHTHGPCRSFLFECVPNGPMDIFDDVTSGEEMLQRMKEAVAKVTPDQSFRMVDNIEISDPNAWLKGAFRPEVRYPVATLNNGAAIWGIGDTVMVNDPIAGQGANNATRMVEHYLQAILAHDDEAFTAEWMTQVFDDFWEYSGRYTTEFTNLLLNPPSESLLQVLGAAAQNSIIADDFMGHFNHPRGFWPAVDGAEGAKEYLLRKEFNHAAA; via the coding sequence ATGAAAAAGATCGCAATTATTGGTGGTGGGCAGGCAGGTTTATTACTGGCATTCTCATTACTCGAACACAAATATGATGTCACTGTATATATCGATCGTCCAGCAGATGAGCTGCTACATGGCCGTATGGTCAGCACCACCATGTTCTTTGCTAATACCCTGGAAGTTGAACGCAAACTGGGCCTGAATTTCTGGGAAGGCAAGGCATATCATGGAGAGGCAATTCATGTCGACTTCCGTGCGCCAGACGGTACGATTGTATTGCCTTTGACCGGGTTTCTACATGAAAATAAAGGCATTGCCATGGATCAGCGTACCAAATATCATCGCTGGCTAGAGGAATATCCTCGCCGTGGTGGCAAATTGGTCATTCAAAACGTCAGTCCTGAAGATCTTGAAGTGATTTCATCAGAAAACGACCTCACCATTTTGGCTGCCGGCAAGGGCAACATCACCAGCCTGTTTAAGCGTAATGAAGCCCGCTCAGTACATCAGGCTCCACCACGTAAACTGGCCGCAGCTTTGGTAGTCGGTGATGATCTATGTGGTCCCGACAGCTGGCAGGGGCAGCCATCGCAAACCTTGCACTTTAACTTTATTGCCGGTGCGGGTGAATATTTTAGCATGCCATTTTACAGTCATACCCATGGTCCATGCCGTAGCTTCCTGTTTGAATGTGTACCAAATGGGCCGATGGATATCTTTGATGACGTGACTAGTGGTGAAGAAATGCTGCAACGTATGAAAGAAGCAGTCGCCAAAGTGACTCCAGACCAGAGCTTCCGCATGGTGGACAATATCGAAATAAGTGATCCGAACGCCTGGCTGAAAGGGGCATTCCGTCCGGAAGTCCGTTATCCAGTGGCGACCCTGAACAATGGTGCTGCAATATGGGGTATCGGTGATACAGTGATGGTCAATGACCCAATTGCCGGACAGGGAGCAAATAATGCCACCCGTATGGTGGAGCATTATTTACAGGCCATTCTGGCGCATGATGATGAAGCTTTTACTGCTGAATGGATGACACAAGTCTTTGATGACTTCTGGGAATATTCAGGTCGCTATACCACTGAATTTACCAATCTGTTGCTGAATCCGCCAAGTGAAAGCCTGCTTCAGGTTTTGGGTGCAGCTGCACAAAACAGTATTATTGCTGATGACTTTATGGGGCATTTCAATCATCCTCGTGGTTTCTGGCCAGCGGTTGATGGTGCAGAAGGTGCAAAAGAATACCTGTTGCGCAAGGAGTTTAATCATGCAGCTGCCTGA
- a CDS encoding transporter, which produces MLSKYLKSVALTTSLISCAPFAFAAENGGSAYPDGTESFLGGVMPPPGTYLMSYNQFYSADKFKNDHPVFDDFKLDTFATVARGVYVSDKTFLGVTWGMHAFLVYANADITLGGGQDEKTALGDVILDPFLLGWHKGDWHLATGVDFYIPIGSYNKNRLANIGRNYYTIQPVFSATYLNQQGIEVSTKWMYDINFENKDTNYESGNALHVDYLIAKHMGPLAVGIGGYVHRQLEGDSGEGAVLGDFKAKAASIGPQVRYQFPKGIAVAAKYQKEFEVENRPEGQKFALDITIPF; this is translated from the coding sequence ATGCTAAGCAAATATCTGAAATCAGTGGCATTGACCACAAGCCTGATCAGCTGTGCACCATTCGCATTTGCAGCTGAAAATGGCGGTAGTGCCTATCCGGACGGTACAGAAAGTTTTCTGGGTGGTGTGATGCCACCACCAGGCACTTATCTGATGAGCTACAACCAGTTTTATTCAGCAGACAAATTCAAAAATGATCATCCGGTATTTGATGATTTTAAACTCGATACCTTTGCCACAGTCGCGCGTGGGGTGTATGTCAGTGACAAAACCTTTCTAGGTGTAACTTGGGGCATGCATGCGTTTTTAGTGTATGCCAATGCCGACATCACTTTGGGAGGTGGACAAGATGAAAAAACTGCATTGGGTGATGTGATTCTCGATCCATTCCTGTTGGGCTGGCACAAAGGTGATTGGCATCTGGCAACGGGTGTCGATTTCTATATCCCAATTGGTTCCTACAATAAAAATCGCCTAGCCAATATCGGCCGTAACTACTACACCATTCAACCGGTTTTTTCTGCAACTTATCTGAACCAGCAGGGCATTGAAGTCAGCACCAAGTGGATGTATGACATCAACTTTGAAAACAAAGATACCAATTATGAATCGGGTAATGCCTTACATGTAGATTACCTTATCGCCAAGCACATGGGACCTCTGGCAGTCGGTATAGGCGGTTATGTGCATCGCCAGCTTGAAGGTGACTCCGGTGAAGGAGCAGTGCTAGGCGATTTCAAGGCAAAGGCAGCCAGCATTGGTCCACAAGTACGTTATCAATTTCCAAAAGGTATCGCTGTCGCCGCCAAATACCAGAAAGAATTTGAGGTTGAAAACCGACCTGAAGGTCAGAAATTCGCACTTGATATCACCATTCCATTTTAA
- a CDS encoding flavin reductase family protein encodes MQLPEVLWQDVDLAEAKSLRQAFGGFATGVAIVTCLDKQQQPVGLTINSFSSVSLDPALVLWSLVNHSPSRTIFETAEYFAINILGADQQEIGLNFAKPIADKFQHGMWNIKQSKAPVLEGCVVQFICKNVKQIEAGDHQIFLGKIEQCRHSNQRPLLFCKGQFNEWPQYKEVS; translated from the coding sequence ATGCAGCTGCCTGAAGTGTTATGGCAGGATGTTGATCTTGCCGAAGCAAAATCGCTTCGGCAGGCCTTTGGAGGCTTTGCCACAGGTGTCGCCATCGTGACCTGTTTGGATAAGCAGCAACAGCCTGTCGGGTTAACCATTAACTCATTTAGTTCAGTATCTTTAGATCCAGCTTTAGTGCTATGGAGCCTAGTGAATCATTCCCCAAGTCGCACTATTTTTGAAACAGCAGAATATTTTGCCATCAATATTCTGGGAGCAGATCAACAAGAGATTGGTCTAAATTTTGCCAAGCCGATTGCCGATAAATTTCAGCATGGCATGTGGAATATTAAACAGTCGAAAGCACCAGTACTTGAAGGCTGTGTAGTACAGTTCATCTGTAAAAATGTAAAGCAGATTGAAGCAGGTGATCACCAGATTTTCCTCGGAAAAATTGAGCAATGCCGTCACAGCAACCAACGTCCATTGCTGTTCTGCAAAGGACAATTCAATGAGTGGCCGCAGTACAAGGAGGTTTCATGA
- a CDS encoding acetamidase/formamidase family protein — translation MKFDNQESAAGSANAVDYLIVNQYSGGIVGPSQRMLGPLKNGGTLKAGTPPGCWGPMITPAFQGGHEVTLPVFIEGAEVGDAVALKIKKMKVTSIATSSGVMSFVEGRYHGDPFVAKYCSSCGTEQPASYVEGIGEDAIRCKNCDAEVSAFEFSHGYVIVLDEENKVSLTVNQEIANKLAGNANELSALPEYAAQHSILSLARADMPGVAAHMRPFLGNMGTTPSRDLPDSHNCHDFGQYLINAPHKFGMTEDELVAAKTDGHMDTNSIRPGCILICPVKVPGAGVYMGDMHAQQGNGEIAGHATDVSGETELQVDVIKGLTIDGPILLQAPDDLPPMARPFTKEEKEKVKALGERWGQTEIEESAPITFMGTGKNLNDATENALNRAAKTTGLSYDEIMNRCTITGSIEISRLPGMVRATFLCPMSVLEKLGIADLVREHYQL, via the coding sequence ATGAAATTCGATAACCAGGAGTCTGCAGCAGGCAGTGCCAATGCAGTGGACTATTTAATTGTGAATCAATATTCAGGCGGGATAGTCGGCCCTAGCCAACGCATGCTAGGTCCACTAAAAAATGGCGGAACTTTAAAAGCCGGTACACCTCCAGGCTGTTGGGGTCCAATGATTACGCCTGCATTCCAGGGCGGTCATGAAGTGACATTGCCTGTGTTTATTGAAGGTGCAGAAGTGGGTGATGCGGTTGCACTTAAAATCAAGAAAATGAAAGTGACTTCGATTGCGACGTCTTCAGGGGTGATGAGCTTTGTTGAAGGACGCTACCATGGCGACCCGTTTGTGGCAAAATATTGTAGTTCATGTGGTACAGAACAACCGGCAAGCTATGTTGAAGGCATCGGTGAAGATGCGATTCGTTGCAAAAACTGTGATGCAGAAGTCAGTGCTTTTGAGTTTTCACATGGCTATGTGATCGTGCTGGATGAAGAAAATAAAGTGAGTCTGACTGTAAACCAGGAAATCGCGAATAAGCTGGCTGGTAATGCCAATGAATTATCTGCATTACCTGAATATGCAGCACAACATTCGATCCTGTCACTGGCACGTGCTGACATGCCAGGTGTAGCAGCACATATGCGTCCGTTTCTTGGCAATATGGGTACAACACCTTCACGTGACTTACCAGACTCACATAACTGTCATGACTTTGGTCAGTACCTGATTAATGCACCGCACAAATTTGGTATGACAGAAGATGAGCTTGTTGCCGCAAAAACTGATGGCCATATGGACACTAACTCAATTCGTCCAGGTTGTATCTTGATCTGTCCGGTTAAGGTGCCAGGAGCCGGTGTGTACATGGGCGATATGCATGCACAGCAAGGCAATGGTGAAATTGCTGGTCATGCCACAGATGTATCTGGTGAAACAGAACTGCAAGTTGACGTGATTAAAGGCCTGACTATTGATGGTCCGATCCTGCTACAGGCACCAGATGATCTTCCACCGATGGCCCGTCCATTTACCAAAGAAGAAAAAGAGAAAGTGAAAGCACTCGGTGAACGCTGGGGTCAGACCGAAATCGAAGAAAGCGCTCCAATCACATTTATGGGTACTGGTAAAAATCTCAATGATGCGACTGAAAATGCACTCAATCGTGCGGCTAAAACTACGGGTTTGAGCTATGACGAAATCATGAACCGCTGCACCATTACCGGTTCCATTGAAATCAGCCGTCTACCAGGTATGGTACGAGCCACGTTCCTGTGTCCAATGTCAGTTCTGGAAAAACTCGGCATCGCAGATTTGGTGCGTGAACACTATCAACTTTAA
- a CDS encoding zinc-dependent alcohol dehydrogenase codes for MKEVFVKDLKSYQLIDAPEPKIQSSGDIIVKVQATTVCGSDVHLLEGHMHTPWGFALGHEFVGVVHELGSDVKNFKIGDRVASPAAPYCGQCPQCKKGQIQACERGGIFGSGEGLGNLGGAQAEFVRVPFADSCVVKVPDSVSNAQALTVGDILATGWSAVKNAVKEPGKTLLIFGAGPVGLSAVHTARLASVAQVIAVDTVEDRLELAKKLGATQCINPKQQDVATVIKELTNGRGVDSIVDAAGVAGTIDEWLNVAAIGAKIAMVGIPSHPIELNLTEFLMKNISLWTGLGDLSTMPMLMEMIAAGILDPSPIFTEEVAFDDIETAIEEFMERKPGLIKPLINLN; via the coding sequence ATGAAAGAAGTGTTTGTAAAAGACTTAAAAAGTTATCAACTTATTGATGCACCGGAACCAAAAATCCAATCATCAGGGGATATTATTGTCAAGGTACAAGCCACAACCGTATGTGGCTCTGATGTGCATTTGCTTGAAGGACATATGCACACGCCATGGGGATTTGCACTGGGTCATGAATTTGTTGGAGTCGTTCATGAACTCGGGTCAGATGTTAAAAATTTTAAAATTGGTGATCGTGTGGCATCACCCGCGGCACCTTACTGCGGGCAATGCCCTCAATGTAAAAAAGGTCAAATCCAAGCCTGTGAACGAGGGGGAATTTTTGGTTCAGGTGAAGGCCTCGGTAATCTTGGCGGTGCACAGGCTGAATTTGTACGTGTGCCATTCGCTGATTCATGTGTTGTAAAAGTTCCAGATTCTGTTAGCAATGCTCAAGCTTTGACAGTCGGCGATATCTTAGCCACGGGTTGGTCGGCAGTGAAAAATGCCGTCAAGGAACCTGGAAAAACCTTATTAATCTTTGGCGCTGGACCGGTTGGTCTATCAGCCGTACACACTGCTCGATTAGCAAGCGTCGCTCAAGTGATTGCTGTTGATACTGTAGAAGATCGCTTAGAACTAGCAAAAAAATTGGGTGCAACACAGTGTATTAATCCTAAGCAACAAGATGTCGCTACAGTTATTAAAGAGTTAACAAATGGTCGTGGTGTAGATTCGATTGTTGATGCGGCCGGTGTCGCAGGTACGATTGATGAATGGCTCAATGTAGCTGCCATTGGTGCAAAAATTGCTATGGTCGGCATTCCAAGCCACCCCATTGAGCTAAACCTAACTGAATTCTTAATGAAAAATATCTCTCTTTGGACAGGCTTAGGGGATTTAAGCACTATGCCAATGCTAATGGAAATGATTGCCGCAGGTATCCTTGATCCAAGTCCTATATTCACAGAAGAAGTAGCATTCGATGATATAGAAACAGCCATTGAGGAGTTTATGGAACGGAAACCTGGGCTAATTAAACCACTTATTAATTTAAATTAA
- a CDS encoding non-heme iron oxygenase ferredoxin subunit — protein sequence MNIQVNNIAEKFLCLTSDIEEGEGLQVMIEGYPPLAVFHLDDGEFYVTDDTCTHGDVSLADGEVDGCEVECPFHAGAFDIKTGEPCGAPCSIPLKTYTSFVRDGQVYLME from the coding sequence ATGAATATTCAAGTGAACAATATTGCTGAAAAATTTCTTTGCCTCACTTCGGATATTGAAGAAGGCGAAGGTTTACAGGTGATGATTGAGGGTTATCCACCACTGGCAGTTTTTCATCTGGATGATGGTGAATTTTATGTTACCGATGATACCTGTACCCATGGCGATGTATCTTTGGCTGATGGTGAAGTTGATGGCTGTGAAGTGGAATGTCCATTCCATGCTGGTGCTTTCGATATTAAAACAGGTGAACCGTGTGGTGCACCCTGCAGTATTCCACTTAAAACCTACACCTCATTTGTACGTGATGGTCAAGTGTATTTGATGGAGTAA
- a CDS encoding SDR family oxidoreductase yields MTDLKNKVILVTGGATHIGQVVVKELKGLGAEVIIADINETLGQQVATNTNATYEYLDLANDDSIQALSAKLTQLDILVNLACLYEDHGSQSTRQDWQNTFNVTVFGHAALVQACRSMLQASNDGAVINIGSVSARIAQKERWVYPASKATLEQLTKSMALDLASDGIRVHTLSLGWTWSVPMQMISGNDRPKTDRVAGRFHVLGRIADAEEVAEALSLLCSPKAKLLTGSTIHADGGYHTLGPEATDSPIEELST; encoded by the coding sequence ATGACTGATCTTAAAAATAAAGTGATACTGGTCACAGGGGGAGCGACTCACATTGGCCAGGTCGTAGTCAAGGAGTTAAAGGGCTTAGGTGCCGAAGTCATCATTGCTGATATTAATGAAACCTTGGGGCAGCAAGTTGCGACTAACACCAATGCGACGTATGAATATCTGGATCTGGCAAACGATGACAGCATTCAGGCATTAAGTGCAAAACTTACACAACTGGATATTTTAGTGAATCTGGCCTGTCTGTACGAAGATCATGGATCTCAGTCGACACGTCAAGATTGGCAGAATACCTTTAATGTGACCGTATTTGGTCATGCAGCATTGGTACAGGCATGTAGATCAATGCTACAGGCCAGCAATGATGGGGCTGTAATCAATATTGGTAGTGTCAGCGCCCGCATTGCTCAAAAAGAGCGTTGGGTTTATCCGGCATCGAAAGCTACTTTAGAACAGCTGACCAAAAGTATGGCATTAGATCTTGCCAGTGATGGCATTCGTGTCCATACCTTGTCTTTGGGCTGGACCTGGTCTGTCCCGATGCAGATGATTTCAGGTAATGATCGTCCTAAAACCGATCGTGTTGCTGGCCGTTTCCATGTACTGGGTCGTATTGCCGATGCCGAAGAAGTGGCGGAAGCTTTAAGCCTACTCTGCAGTCCAAAAGCCAAACTACTCACTGGTAGCACCATCCATGCTGATGGGGGTTATCACACTTTGGGGCCTGAAGCAACAGATTCGCCGATTGAGGAGTTGAGTACATGA
- a CDS encoding aromatic ring-hydroxylating dioxygenase subunit alpha, translating into MNSNSKLRWGELYPELGIEPIPIEPCISPEIYQKEIDKVFSKVWLKVGRVEEIPKKGDYKVKRLDFAKTSVILMHGKDGEIRGFHNICSHRGNKVVVETDNETFGSNKAAVVTCRFHGWVYDAKGDLVNVPEEEKFTSCFDKGHNGLAPIRTEVWEGFIFVNLDNEGTQDVEEFLGGMGEHLGGYPFHEMEECFAYNTVLNCNWKVAHDAFAEAYHVATIHAGSFPNVFASGLQEVQLFGDHRTCAVCLTKNANPKPAAALSGEITGASLVNHYERTQLPKSVNPKDRDDFSFELSVIFPNILVHVTEGVWFTHQFWPVGHNKTRWEGRYYLPKAKTYSERWAQEFTQILQRNAWLEDTATMEDTQEALESKAKKVMHLQDEEILIRHGYHVLEQYLNRA; encoded by the coding sequence ATGAACAGTAATTCTAAACTCCGTTGGGGCGAACTTTATCCTGAACTCGGTATTGAGCCTATTCCAATCGAGCCGTGTATTTCACCAGAAATCTATCAGAAAGAAATCGACAAGGTGTTTTCTAAAGTTTGGCTGAAAGTCGGTCGTGTCGAAGAAATTCCAAAGAAAGGCGATTATAAGGTGAAACGTCTGGATTTTGCTAAAACTTCCGTGATTCTTATGCATGGTAAAGATGGTGAGATCCGTGGTTTTCACAACATTTGTTCGCATCGAGGTAACAAAGTTGTGGTGGAAACTGATAACGAAACTTTCGGTTCAAACAAAGCTGCGGTTGTGACCTGCCGTTTCCACGGCTGGGTCTATGATGCCAAAGGTGATCTAGTCAACGTGCCAGAAGAAGAAAAATTCACTTCTTGCTTTGACAAAGGCCATAACGGTCTGGCACCAATCCGTACCGAAGTCTGGGAAGGCTTTATCTTTGTGAACTTGGACAATGAAGGCACCCAAGATGTAGAGGAATTTCTGGGCGGCATGGGTGAGCATCTGGGTGGTTATCCATTCCATGAAATGGAAGAATGTTTTGCCTATAACACGGTGCTGAACTGTAACTGGAAAGTCGCGCATGATGCCTTTGCTGAAGCCTATCACGTGGCAACCATTCATGCCGGTTCATTCCCGAATGTCTTTGCATCCGGCCTGCAAGAAGTACAGCTGTTTGGCGATCATCGTACCTGTGCGGTTTGCCTCACTAAAAATGCCAATCCTAAACCAGCTGCTGCACTTTCCGGAGAAATTACGGGAGCATCACTAGTCAATCACTACGAACGTACGCAATTACCCAAGTCAGTGAATCCAAAGGACCGTGATGATTTTTCATTTGAGCTTTCCGTCATTTTCCCGAATATTCTGGTGCATGTGACAGAAGGTGTATGGTTTACCCATCAGTTCTGGCCAGTTGGTCACAACAAAACCCGTTGGGAAGGCCGTTATTACCTGCCTAAAGCAAAAACCTATTCAGAGCGTTGGGCACAGGAATTTACTCAGATACTGCAGCGTAATGCCTGGTTAGAAGATACTGCAACCATGGAAGATACCCAGGAAGCACTGGAATCTAAAGCCAAGAAAGTCATGCACTTACAGGATGAAGAAATCCTGATCCGTCATGGTTACCACGTTCTTGAACAATATCTGAATCGCGCATAA
- a CDS encoding nuclear transport factor 2 family protein, translating into MNQHNFEARLHYLESCEAIRSLVGRYATAADQRNNPVIMQHLFHEDAVWCAKGFGEYHGQQNILDALSGIAKTQVLWSLHIMAMPDIEMLDHQHANVRWMLWEVCNLAEKATNCLGGFYTSSVHQDEDGLWKFDHVELNLTFNQPYPTT; encoded by the coding sequence ATGAACCAGCACAATTTTGAAGCGCGTTTGCATTATCTGGAAAGCTGTGAAGCCATTCGCAGCTTGGTCGGCCGTTATGCAACCGCAGCTGACCAACGCAACAATCCAGTCATTATGCAGCATCTGTTTCATGAAGATGCGGTCTGGTGTGCCAAAGGTTTTGGTGAATATCATGGTCAGCAAAACATTCTGGATGCGCTATCTGGGATTGCCAAAACTCAGGTGCTATGGAGCCTGCACATTATGGCCATGCCGGATATTGAAATGCTGGATCATCAGCATGCCAATGTCCGCTGGATGCTTTGGGAAGTCTGCAACCTTGCCGAGAAAGCCACCAATTGTCTGGGCGGATTTTATACCTCCAGTGTTCATCAGGATGAAGACGGGCTCTGGAAATTTGACCATGTGGAATTGAACCTGACGTTTAATCAGCCGTATCCGACAACTTGA
- a CDS encoding MFS transporter: MNTSLIDTGHGRMALIIAHCAGMVDLIGLPLWVGVLIEHYGFNPQQAGGLATLFLAGIVISSLLLAPRFNRLPKRMIATLGFMISAVGFFIAAKTINPNILMVLHAICGIATGAALSMTHGTISQGHSPHRLMAMAGVALGIFAVIFMAIVPQLIINYGGQTLFMVFGTVMVIAALTVFTSFPEKTTVIQKENLISNHHLAFPRAVWFGLIGFAFVCLSHAMTNSFVERVGVDHGFAREHIAIALFAMAVMSIIPGILAAYCENKLSVRSVLIITPILHALMITLLMNSTTFPTYVLAMISLPGLMIFMNTFAFGAIAKLDPSGRALAAFPASIMVGSALGPLVGGTIVKVSGYSALSIWALLICIFVVICFLGLTKRNTASVLIRN, from the coding sequence ATGAATACGTCATTAATAGATACAGGGCATGGACGCATGGCGCTAATTATTGCTCATTGTGCGGGAATGGTTGATTTAATTGGATTACCACTATGGGTAGGTGTGTTAATTGAGCATTATGGGTTTAACCCACAACAAGCTGGTGGACTAGCAACTCTTTTTCTAGCTGGGATTGTCATTTCAAGCTTATTGCTCGCACCACGTTTTAATCGTTTGCCTAAAAGAATGATAGCAACTTTGGGATTTATGATTTCTGCAGTAGGATTTTTCATCGCTGCTAAAACAATAAATCCTAACATCTTAATGGTATTACATGCTATTTGTGGTATTGCTACAGGTGCTGCATTAAGTATGACACATGGTACTATTTCTCAAGGACATAGTCCTCATCGATTAATGGCAATGGCTGGTGTCGCCTTAGGTATATTTGCTGTAATTTTTATGGCAATCGTGCCTCAATTAATTATCAACTATGGTGGGCAGACATTGTTTATGGTATTTGGTACGGTAATGGTGATAGCAGCCTTGACTGTATTCACTTCATTTCCAGAAAAAACTACTGTAATTCAAAAAGAAAATTTAATATCAAACCATCATTTAGCTTTTCCTCGTGCTGTGTGGTTTGGCTTAATTGGATTTGCATTTGTATGCTTATCACATGCAATGACTAATAGTTTTGTTGAACGTGTTGGCGTCGATCATGGTTTTGCCCGTGAGCATATTGCAATTGCATTATTTGCCATGGCTGTCATGAGCATTATTCCAGGGATACTTGCTGCTTATTGTGAGAATAAATTATCTGTGCGGTCAGTACTAATTATAACCCCTATTTTGCATGCATTGATGATTACACTACTCATGAATTCAACCACGTTCCCAACATATGTACTAGCGATGATCTCATTACCAGGTCTTATGATTTTCATGAATACATTTGCCTTTGGTGCAATTGCAAAATTGGATCCAAGTGGACGTGCACTCGCTGCATTTCCTGCATCAATTATGGTGGGTTCAGCACTTGGACCTTTAGTGGGCGGCACAATTGTTAAAGTATCTGGCTATAGCGCTTTAAGTATTTGGGCTCTATTAATCTGTATCTTCGTTGTAATATGCTTTTTAGGTTTAACCAAACGTAATACAGCCTCCGTACTGATTAGAAACTAA
- a CDS encoding aldehyde dehydrogenase family protein encodes MNALTKYTALNKQYINGKWCEGTSAHQTENINPYTQELLHTFNNASKQDVDTAYQAAQHAQLAWDKTSPTEKMNLIEGLVRVIQQRGEEIIDWLIQESGSTRLKATIELNAALGIIQEAHTFPLRVTGEILPTCVPNQESRVYRKALGVIGVISPWNFPFHLSMRSVITAIAAGNTVVLKPASDTPVTGGTLLAKLFAETGFPAGVFNVVVGSGSEIGDYFVEHKIPSLISFTGSTEVGKRVGQLAVSGKYIKRIALELGGNAPMVILDDADIQQAVDLTVMGRFLHQGQICMSTNRVIVDAKIYEEFVLLLEKKVKSLNVGDPNIMGTIVGPIINTNQIQNIEHLISQAKIDGAKLLVGGETQGNIIPPHVFINVDPQSALAREESFGPVLPVIKARDEVHALELANDTDYGLSSAVCTRNHERGVKFALGIEAGMTHINDITIDDQPYAPFGGEKNSGLGRFNGKWILEEFTRTHWVTVQTQARAYPV; translated from the coding sequence ATGAATGCACTCACCAAATATACAGCACTCAACAAACAATACATCAATGGCAAATGGTGTGAGGGTACATCTGCACACCAAACAGAAAATATTAATCCCTATACACAAGAGCTGTTACATACTTTTAATAATGCAAGCAAACAAGATGTAGATACCGCCTATCAGGCTGCTCAACATGCACAACTTGCTTGGGATAAAACTTCACCAACTGAAAAAATGAATTTGATTGAAGGTTTAGTTCGAGTTATTCAGCAAAGAGGTGAAGAAATTATTGATTGGCTTATTCAAGAATCTGGTAGTACACGTCTGAAAGCAACGATTGAACTAAATGCGGCACTCGGTATTATTCAAGAAGCACACACATTTCCATTACGTGTGACAGGAGAAATATTACCAACATGTGTGCCAAATCAAGAAAGTCGAGTTTACCGTAAGGCTCTCGGAGTCATTGGGGTTATTAGCCCTTGGAACTTTCCATTTCATTTAAGTATGCGTTCAGTGATTACAGCAATAGCAGCAGGCAATACAGTCGTATTAAAACCTGCCAGTGATACGCCTGTCACTGGGGGTACATTATTAGCAAAATTATTCGCAGAAACTGGATTTCCTGCTGGTGTGTTCAATGTTGTGGTAGGGTCTGGTAGTGAAATAGGCGACTATTTTGTGGAACATAAAATACCTAGTTTGATTTCCTTTACTGGCTCTACTGAAGTAGGCAAGCGAGTTGGTCAATTGGCTGTCAGTGGCAAATATATTAAACGAATTGCACTTGAATTAGGTGGAAATGCACCGATGGTGATATTAGATGATGCTGATATTCAACAAGCTGTCGATTTGACAGTGATGGGACGCTTCTTGCATCAAGGCCAAATTTGTATGAGTACTAATCGTGTGATTGTTGATGCAAAAATTTATGAGGAATTTGTACTATTACTTGAGAAAAAAGTAAAGTCATTAAATGTAGGTGATCCCAATATCATGGGAACTATTGTTGGGCCAATTATTAATACCAACCAAATCCAAAATATTGAACACTTGATATCTCAGGCAAAAATAGACGGTGCAAAATTACTTGTTGGTGGAGAAACCCAAGGAAATATTATACCTCCACATGTATTTATTAATGTAGACCCACAATCCGCATTAGCACGTGAAGAAAGCTTTGGTCCCGTTTTGCCAGTAATTAAGGCTCGAGATGAGGTACATGCTTTAGAGCTAGCAAACGATACTGATTATGGCCTCTCAAGTGCAGTTTGTACTAGAAACCATGAGCGGGGGGTTAAATTTGCCTTAGGTATTGAAGCAGGTATGACACATATTAATGACATCACTATTGATGATCAACCATATGCACCATTTGGAGGTGAAAAAAATTCAGGCTTGGGCCGTTTTAATGGCAAATGGATACTTGAAGAATTCACCCGTACACATTGGGTAACAGTGCAGACTCAAGCAAGAGCTTACCCTGTTTAA